The region TCACGAACACTATTTTTAGAGCTAGCCTACAAAATGGATCTTGTACAGTAGTTAAATCTGACATAGCCATATTATTCATCATTCCAAACATAAAACCTTCACCTATTAGCGCAACACCTGCTACTATTTGCGAAGGGGAATCAACAACATTAACTTCTAGCGCTACTTACTCTTCTAGTCAAAACTTACAAGATGGTGGTCTTTTTAATACTGCCCAACCTCCTGGATGGTATGTGGATGGAGGAAATTTTAATGCCTCTGGCGATAACGGAAAAGACCATACTTGGTTAGAAACCAATGGAAATTCTGGAACTGAATACGACACTGCTTCTAACGACAAGTTTGCAATTGTCAGAGGTGCTATTGATTCACGATTAGAAACTCCAATATTTGATTTAGTGGGTCTAACGTCTGCAAGTTTAACATTTGATTACGCTTATCAATTAAATTCAGGTGCATGGGGAAAAGTAGAACTCTCTTTTGATGGAGGAGCAACCTATCCAGTAACCTTAATTACTTATACCGGAAATAAAGGCCCTTATAATAAATTCAATACAGCCATGAGCATTCCTTTAGATGCTTATTTAGGCTATTCTAATTTGAGAATCAAATTTAATTTCCACGGAACGGTAGATAGTGTTAACGCGTTTGGAGGCAGTTCATGGGCTATAGACAATGTTAAGATTCCTCAAGCACCAGTTCCTGACTTAACATCACAATGGCAAAATCTTGGAACAGGTGCGATAATTAGTGTAAGCAATTCGACAAATGTAACGGTAAGCCCAACCGAAACAACTACTTATGCTGTAACCTCCTACCTTAACGGATGTACTAGCTACGGCCCTGAAGGCACGACCTATATTACTGTTACTGTAAATAAAAGACCTACGGCTAACATAGGTCCAAATCAAACAATTTGCTATGGAGGAACTGCAACTTTCAATATTACTCTAACTGGAAAAGCTCCTTGGATTGTAACCTATTCTAATGGAACCGCTTCCACAACGGTAACCACAAGTACTAATCCATATGTATTTAGTGTCCCTAACGTAACAGCAGATCAAACCTATACTGTGACCAACTTGAGTGATGCCAATTGTACAGTAGCACTACCCCAAGGCCTTACAGGTTCTGCATTTGTAGATGTACTGACTGGAACTCCGGGTGTTTGGACTGGTTTAGCAAGTACCGATTGGTTTGACTGCAAAAACTGGGAACAAGGTCTTCCATCCTATACAATTGATGCGCAAATCCCTGCTAATCCATCGGGAGGTCTAAGAATGCCTATAATTGATAGAACCTCTCCTTATGCTTCTCTCTATAGTTTTATAGCAAGTGCCAGAGACATCATTATCGCAAATGGAGCTTCAGTCACTATGGTCAACACTAATAATTCTGAATTACAGATCAGCCGTGACTGGAAAAATAGCGGAACATTCATTGCTGGAACCGGTACCGTGACTTTTAATGGAGGAACAGCCAATCAAATTCAAAATATAAATCTCGGAATAAAAACCAATGAAAAATTTTATAATTTAACGACTAATACTACAGGAGGAGCCAAAGGAATAAGTGTAGTGGATACTTTTGAATTAACCGTTTCAAACTTTGTATCTCTATTAAGTGGTGATATCCGCTTGACAGGAGAAGCTCAATTAGTTCAGGAAGGAACGGCGATAAATCCAACTAGCGGTTCAGGAATGTTATTAAGAGACCAACAAGGCCAAAGAAATAGTTTCAATTATAATTATTGGTCCTCTCCAGTAAGTACCAATAACAGTACCTATAATGTTGCTGGAGTTTTAAGAGATGGAACTGATCCTGCAAATCCAAAAATCATCACTTTTGGAGATGGAGCCTACTTTGCTGACGGAACTCTTTCTTCTCCTATAAAAATAAGCAACCGATGGATATTAACCTATAATGCTACCACCCCAGATTCTAATTCTGAATGGGACAATTTTTATCAGTGGAAACTTGTTGGTAGTGCTGGTCTAATTAAAGTAGGTGATGGATTCAGCATGAAAGGAACTGGCGGAACAGCGGCAATTAATGCTACTCAAAATTATGTTTTTGTAGGAAAACCAAATTCTGGGGATATCACAACTTCTTTTTTAACTACGGACCAAACCTATTTGATAGGAAACCCCTATCCTAGTGCGCTTGATGCTGACGCCTTTATTCGAAACAACTTAAATGGTTGTTCGGGTTGTACTGGGGCATCAAGCACATTTAATGGCGTTCTCTATTATTGGGATCATTTTGGATTATCAAACAACCATCTATTAGCGCAATACGAGGGTGGCTATGCTATTTATTCTTTGGCAGGAGGATTGCCAGCCGTTGATGACTCTTCATTAACATCGGGTACGAGCAATCCCAGCTCAAGAACACCTGGCCGTTATATTCCTGTAGGGCAAGCTTTCTTTGTAGATGCCACTCCTGATCCTTCTATTCAGGGATCCATTTCGTCAGCAACTACTCCAGGATATATCTATTTTAAAAATAGCCAACGAGCATTTATAAGAGAAACTTCAGGAAGTTCTATATTTATGAAAACCGTTGCAACTAAAAATTCAAAAGAGCAAAATTCAATTGAAGATAAAAGACTAAAAATCAGATTAGGATTCATTTCTGCTACTGGTTCACACCGACAAATTTTACTTACAGCAGATGCTAATACTACGAACCAATTTGATATTGGTTATGATGCTCCAATGATTGACATGACCAAAAATGATATGTATTGGGAAATGAATGATCGACCATTTGCAATTCAGGCAATTCCTGAAATTAATAAACAACAAACAATACCACTAGGTATTACAGTAGCTGCCGAAGGTAGTACAACAATCAAAATTGATGACTTAGAAAACATCCCCACTACTCTTGAAATATATCTGTACGATAAGCTAACTCAAATATATCACGATATCCGTAATAAAGATTTTAGTATTTCTTTGCCTATAGGGGAATACAACAAGCGTTTCTCGTTACAATTTGAGAATAAAACCCTTATTTCAGACGAACTCAACAGCAATGAAGAATTCACCGTATTTTATTCCAATAATAGCAAAATGTTGAATATTATAAATAACCTGATTGATACTAAAGTAACCAAAGTTTATGTTTTCAATATATTAGGTCAAAATTTAGGAAATTGGGCAATCAAAGATCAGAAGCAAAACAACATACAAATTCCAATTAAAAACATCAACAAGGCCATTTATATCATAAAAATCATAACTGATAAAGGAGAATTCAGTAAAAAAATCAATATTGAATAATATCATAGTCAAAATAAAACAAATGAATTTCAAACAGTTAAACCAAAATAAACACTAAAAAAACAAAGCGAAATTCTTAAGAAAATATTAACCAAACCTTTTTAATTAAAAAAGTTTATTATTCTTATATTTGAGCTTATTAACATCTAAAACCATGATAATGAAAAAAATAGTTACCCTTTTAGCAATTGCGCTTTTTACAATTAATGCAAGTGCACAAGAAACAAAGGCTACAAAAAAAGAAGTGGCAAAAAAAGAAAGTTGTTGTGCTAAAAAAATGACAGCAGAGGAAAAAGCGAAATGTAAAGGCGATGAAAAAAAATGTGACGTTGCCATGAAAGACAAAAAAAGCAAAGCGTGTTGTTCTAAAAAAGCATAATTTACTTTACTCATAAAAAACGCCTCCAAAATGAGGCGTTTTTTTATGGCTTTTATTCCAAATCTTGGAAAGCTAATCATCTAAAATTGGAAAATTAGTTTTTAGAACAAGAGTGCAGTTTCTTATTTTACCCTAACGCTCCATTCAAAATCCATTTCAGATACTTGGACTCCTTTTTCATCTGTCCCAATAGATTTCATCCAAAAGGTTTGTCCTTCCCCTGTAGTGATGGTTTGCTGTATGGCTTGTTCAATTAAGTGCCCATCATTACAAACAAAAGAAATTCTTCCTGTAGCTTTTTTGGTAAAATTCCCTTTATTATTGGCAACCAACATTGATATTTTTTTTCCGCTCTTCTGAATTTGGTACATTACTAAAGCTCCCGTTGTCAATTCGGCAGCCATGGCTTGTACGGCAAAATACATCGAATTGAAAGGATTTTGGTTGATCCAGCGGTGTTTTACCGAAACTACACATTGGGTTTCATCAATTTGTTTCACTCTTACCCCACATATAAATGCAGAGGGTAATTTGAACAACAAAAATTTATTCAGTCTGGAAGCTGTAAGTTTCATTATCACTGGTTTTTTGGCTAATATACAAAATAATGCTATGCGTACATATAAAACTATTTTGTTAATATTTTGTTAATATTTACTACTATGCGATACAAGATACTGTCTTTTCACCATATATTTGTATAAGAAATTACTAGGTACTCGAATAGGACATTCCTTAAGATCTAATCATCATCAAAAAAAATCAACTAAAAATGGAAACAACAACTGAAAAAAACATCGCAACATTTACTCATCTGAGTGCATTAACCCAATATTTTATTCCTTTTGGAAACTATATATTCCCAATACTAATTTGGTCTTCAAAAAAAGACAAATCAGAATTTGTGGATCATAACGGAAAACAGGTTCTTAATTTTCAACTGAGTTTGTTGCTTTACTCTTTGATTCTTATCATCATCGCAGTTCCTATTTTCCTTATCACACTATTAAAAAATATACCATTCAGCGCCATTATAAATGACAATGATGTTATAATTAACAATTTCGATTTCGAAAATAGCATCGGGTTAATCACCGTTGGTATAATAGCCGTTCTTATTTTTTTCGCATTAAAAGTAGCCGAATTTTTCTTAATCATTTATGCCTCCATAAAAACATCTAATGGAGAAAAATACAAATACCCAATCACCATACCGTTCCTAAAATAAAACTGAAGCGGAAAGGCAACAATGCAATCTAGCCCTGATTTAAATGGAAAGCAGGATTAGCTCCAAAAAAATCATCAATCAAAAAATGAATAGTTTAATCAACAACAAAATCAAAAAGACGAATTATGAACATTGAAAACACAAAAGCCCAGATGCGTAAAGGTGTTCTCGAATTTTGCATCTTATCTGTATTGAAAGAAAAAGATGCATACACCTCGGAGATATTAGACACTTTAAAAAACGCAAAATTATTAGTCGTGGAAGGCACTATTTATCCACTATTGACCAGACTTAAAAATGATGGTTTACTAAACTACCGTTGGGAAGAATCAACCTCAGGACCGCCAAGAAAATACTATGGCCTAACCGAAATAGGACAAACCTTTTTAAATGAACTCAATGGCACTTGGACTGAATTGTCAGATGCTGTAAACCTAATAACAAACCAAAAACAATAGCCATGAACAAGACTGTAAATATAAACTTAGGAGGAATGTTCTTTCATATAGATGAAGATGCATACCAAAAATTAACCCGTTATTTTGACGCTATAAAACGCTCTTTATCCAATTCATCCGGACAGGAAGAAATCATAAAAGATATCGAAATGCGCGTATCAGAATTATTGAACGAGAAGCAAAAAAGCGAAAAACATGTAGTGGGCTTAAAAGATGTAGATGAGGTTATTGCTGTGATGGGACAGCCGGAAGATTATATCATTGAAGAAGATAAGCAGACCAATCAAGCTTTTAGCGGAAATTTAAACCGAAGATCAAAAAAACTCTACAGAGACAAAGAAAAAGGAATGATTGGCGGTGTGGCAGCCGGATTGGGTCATTATTTTGGAATTGATGCCGTATGGATTAGAATTGTCTTAATACTTCTGGTTTTTGCTGGATTTGGTACAGGAATTCTTGCTTACATCATCCTTTGGATAGTAACACCTGAAGCAGTAACAACATCCGAAAAACTGGAAATGACTGGAGAACCGGTTAATATTTCGAA is a window of Flavobacterium acetivorans DNA encoding:
- a CDS encoding DUF4870 domain-containing protein; protein product: METTTEKNIATFTHLSALTQYFIPFGNYIFPILIWSSKKDKSEFVDHNGKQVLNFQLSLLLYSLILIIIAVPIFLITLLKNIPFSAIINDNDVIINNFDFENSIGLITVGIIAVLIFFALKVAEFFLIIYASIKTSNGEKYKYPITIPFLK
- a CDS encoding PadR family transcriptional regulator translates to MNIENTKAQMRKGVLEFCILSVLKEKDAYTSEILDTLKNAKLLVVEGTIYPLLTRLKNDGLLNYRWEESTSGPPRKYYGLTEIGQTFLNELNGTWTELSDAVNLITNQKQ
- a CDS encoding DUF4442 domain-containing protein, with the protein product MKLTASRLNKFLLFKLPSAFICGVRVKQIDETQCVVSVKHRWINQNPFNSMYFAVQAMAAELTTGALVMYQIQKSGKKISMLVANNKGNFTKKATGRISFVCNDGHLIEQAIQQTITTGEGQTFWMKSIGTDEKGVQVSEMDFEWSVRVK